A single region of the Rhizophagus irregularis chromosome 27, complete sequence genome encodes:
- a CDS encoding Ubiquitin-conjugating enzyme E2 36, protein MATPPLPKRIIKETERLIADAVPGINAKPHEENLRYFDVDITGPEQSPFEGGVFKLELFLPEEYPMSPPKVRFLTKIYHPNIDKLGRICLDILKDKWSPALQIRTVLLSIQALLSAPNPDDPLANDVAQHWKDNEQEAIAKAREWTQTYAERLAPPQE, encoded by the exons ATGGCCACGCCGCCGCTtccaaaaagaattattaag GAAACTGAAAGATTGATCGCGGATGCAGTACCTGGCATTAATGCCAAACCTCATGAAGAAAACCTTCGTTACTTTGACGTTGACATCACAGGACCAGAACAGTCTCCCTTTGAAG GTGGCGTTTTTAAACTTGAGTTGTTTCTTCCTGAAGAATATCCAATGTCACCACCAAAAGTTcgttttttaaccaaaatatATCATCCGAACATCGACAAGTTAGGTAGAATTTGTTTAGACATTTTAAAAG ATAAATGGTCGCCGGCGTTACAAATTCGTACGGTACTTCTCTCCATACAAGCACTTCTTTCTGCCCCAAACCCAGACGACCCCTTAGCAAATGATGTAGCACAACATTGGAAAGATAACGAACAGGAAGCTATTGCAAAAG CTCGCGAATGGACCCAAACATACGCTGAGAGGTTAGCTCCTCCTCAGGAATAA
- a CDS encoding histone deacetylase (class I) Clr6, with amino-acid sequence MATLAGHSKSKKRVSYFYDEDVGNFTYGQGHPMKPHRMRMVHDLVVNYNLFKKMEVLSPKRATPRQMTRFHTDEYIDFLCRVTPQNVEELSMQQTRFNVGEDCPIFEGLFEFCTISAGGSIDAANKLTGGESDIAINWSGGLHHAKRFEASGFCYVNDIVLAILELLRYHQRVLYIDIDIHHGDGVEEAFYTTDRVLTCSFHKFGQFFPGTGDVSDVGIGTGKHYAVNFPLKDGMDDWNYQNVFRPVVEHIMGWYRPGAVVLQCGADSLAGDRLGCFNLSMKGHAACVEFVKGFNLPMLVVGGGGYTIRNVARAWTYETGLLLGEHLSEDLPYNNFLEYYGPEYKLDVPANNMENMNTPAYLADMKAKVFENLRNIPFAPSVQMQQVPYDYESEEEEDNENPDIRMSQRQRNTLVVPENELSDSEDEGNRRNERNYNSNGRESSSRKSRASHKNSSNEHEGRSTSSRTHKSSSGVREKDGRKMLKTRLIDDVLNTSIRRTSPSVDRPSIMVTSSPSTNTSTSKHTIPSGPEVATKQEPEILDSTVSLTQPQVEDTTKTNDNTNNVDNNENDDDENNNNDIKDNKEEIKDENNDKSNEPVAMEIDTNESLPEIKREPEDVVMQQ; translated from the exons ATGGCAACACTCGCCGGTCACTCGAAATCTAAAAAACGCGTTTCCTACTTTTATGATG aggACGTTGGAAACTTTACGTATGGTCAAG GTCATCCGATGAAACCACACCGAATGCGGATGGTTCATGATTTAGTTGTGAACTataacttatttaaaaaaatggaagttCTG AGTCCGAAACGCGCTACCCCGAGACAAATGACGCGATTTCATACTGATGAATACATTGATTTTTTGTGTAGAGTCACACCTCAAAACGTCGAAGAATTATCTATGCAACAAACTAGAT TCAACGTTGGTGAAGattgtccaatttttgaagGGCTTTTCGAGTTTTGCACAATTTCAGCTGGTGGTTCAATTG aTGCCGCTAATAAATTAACCGGCGGAGAATCGGATATCGCGATTAATTGGTCCGGAGGTCTTCATCATGCAAAGAGGTTCGAAGCATCCGGTTTTTGTTACGTTAATGACATTGTGTTAGCCATTTTAGAGCTATTGAG ATATCATCAACGCGTTctttatattgatattgatatacATCATGGAGACGGTGTAGAAGAAGCATTCTATACAACAGACCGTGTATTAACTTGTTCATTTCATAAATTTGGGCAATTTTTTCCGGGAACTGGGGATGTATCG GATGTTGGTATTGGCACTGGAAAACATTATGCAGTTAATTTCCCACTGAAGGATGGTATGGACGATTGGAATTATCAGAATGTTTTTCGACCG GTCGTAGAACATATTATGGGGTGGTACCGTCCAGGAGCTGTAGTTTTGCAATGTGGTGCAGATTCACTTGCGGGTGATCGATTGGGCTGCTTTAATTTGTCGATGAAGGGACACGCTGCATGTGTTGAATTTGTCAAAGGTTTTAATCTCCCAATGTTAGTTGTAGGTGGAGGTGGATATACTATACGCAATGTGGCTCGTGCATGGACATATGAGACTGGTCTTCTATTAGGAGAACATTTAAGTGAAG atctTCCTTATAACAATTTTCTGGAGTATTATGGACCTGAATATAAATTGGATGTTCCAGCTAACAATATGGAAAATATGAATACACCAGCGTATTTAGCTGATATGAA gGCAAAGGTATTTGAAAACTTAAGGAACATTCCCTTTGCACCAAGTGTTCAAATGCAAC AGGTTCCTTATGATTATGAATCAGAAGAGGAAGAAGATAACGAAAATCCGGATATAAGAATGTCAC AACGACAACGTAATACACTCGTTGTACCAGAAAATGAACTTTCAGATTCCGAAGATGAAGGAAATAGACGGAATGAAAGGAACTATAATAGTAACGGAAGAGAATCTTCATCGCGTAAATCGCGTGCTAGTCATAAAAATTCATCGAATGAACATGAAGGACGTAGTACATCATCTCGCACGCATAAATCAAGTAGCGGAGTTCGAGAAAAAGATGGAcgtaaaatgttaaaaacacGTTTGATCGACGATGTATTGAATACTTCGATTAGGAGAACTAGTCCTTCAGTAGATCGTCCTTCAATAATGGTTACATCATCTCCAAGTACTAATACAAGCACATCTAAACATACTATTCCTTCGGGACCTGAAGTGGCAACAAAACAAGAACCTGAAATACTAGATTCAACCGTTTCTTTAACTCAACCTCAAGTCGAAGATACAACAAAAACGAACGACAACACCAATAAtgttgataataatgaaaacgatgatgatgaaaataataataacgatatTAAAGACAATAAAGAAGAGATTAAAGACGAAAATAACGACAAGAGTAACGAACCAGTTGCAATGGAAATAGATACTAATGAATCACTTCCGGAAATTAAGCGAGAACCTGAAGATGTTGTAATGCAgcagtaa
- a CDS encoding septum-promoting GTP-binding protein 1, whose product MSSSSESGGETVKRNNVVIKVGMVGDSQIGKTSLMVKYVEGSFDEDYIQTLGVNFMEKTISIRNTEITFSIWDLGGQREFVNMLPLVCNDAVAILFMFDLSRKSTLNSIKEWYRQARGFNKTAIPFLIGTKYDQFANFPKEEQEEITKQARRFSRAMKAPLIYCSTSHSINVQKIFKIVLSKAFDLKCTIPEIKEVGAPILEYASHSTP is encoded by the exons atgtCGTCGAGTAGTGAAAGTGGTGGCGAAACAGTTAAAAGAAATAA TGTTGTCATTAAAGTTGGCATGGTAGGCGATTCGCAAATTGGTAAAACAAGCTTAATGGTCAAATATGTAGAAGGTTCATTTGATGAAGACTACATTCAAACATTag GTGttaattttatggaaaaaactATTTCTATAAGAAACACGGAAATAACTTTCAGTATATGGGATCTTGGCG gtCAGCGAGAATTTGTAAACATGTTGCCTTTAGTATGCAATGATGCTGTCGCTATTCTTTTTATGTTTGATTTATCGCGGAAATCCACTCTAAACAGTATTAAAGAATGGTACCGACAAGCGAGAGGTTTTAATAAA ACCGCGATCCCATTTTTAATTGGAACAAAATATGATCAATTTGCAAATTTTCCAAAGGAAGAACAAGaagaaattacaaaacaaGCACGTCGATTTTCTCGTGCAATGAAGGCTCCATTGATTTATTGCTCTACTTCACATTCAATTaatgtacaaaaaatttttaagattgtCCTTTCTAAAGCATTCGATCTTAAATGTACTATTCCAGAAATTAAAGAAGTTGGTGCTCCTATATTAGAATATGCTAGTCATAGTACTCCTTGA
- a CDS encoding mitochondrial 54S ribosomal protein bL28m, producing the protein MHSTLCLFAKKQLTQHLRRGLLGGTRAKYFYPIKEPKLTLPSPPKLKTEKVKETVPWNTQATYKQALKGLYGGKHIQFGNKISEFGNKSRRTWKPNVQKVKLYSEALNERITIKSTPAALKYIDRKGGLDRYIMSMKDNELGKKMYDLKYKIKSKLADLDRERLAKPGVTMNGGEREIDVSQVEQ; encoded by the coding sequence ATGCATTCAACACTTTGTCTTTTCGCAAAAAAACAGTTAACACAACATTTAAGAAGAGGTTTATTAGGTGGTACTCGAGCAAAGTACTTTTACCCCATTAAAGAGCCCAAACTAACCCTTCCTTCACCACCGAAACTAAAAACCGAGAAAGTGAAAGAAACCGTACCTTGGAATACCCAGGCGACATATAAACAAGCATTAAAAGGTTTATATGGAGGCAAACATATACaatttggtaataaaataAGTGAATTTGGTAATAAGTCAAGAAGAACATGGAAACCAAATGTacaaaaagttaaattatattctgaAGCGTTAAACGAGCGAATAACGATTAAAAGTACACCTGCAGCTCTTAAATATATCGATCGGAAAGGTGGATTGGATAGATATATTATGTCCATGAAAGACAATGAATTAggtaaaaaaatgtatgatttaaaatataaaattaaaagtaaattagcTGATCTTGATAGAGAACGATTAGCTAAACCTGGTGTTACGATGAATGGGGGTGAAAGAGAGATAGATGTGAGCCAAGTAGAGCAATAA